The genome window GCGTTCACGTCGACGAGCGGCGCGTCGCGCAGAACCTTCGGACGTACGGTCCGTTCTCCGGCACGGAGGCGGTCATGATGGAGGGCGTGCGTGCCGGCGCCGATCGCCAAAAGCTGCACGCCGAGCTTCGCGATGCCGCGATGTCGGCATGGGCCGCGCTCGAGCGTGGAGAGGACAACCCGCTCGCCCAGTTGCTGGCCGAGAACGCCACGCTCAGGGCGTGCGTCGACCCCGCGGAGATTCGCCGGCTGCTCGACCCGGGGGGTCACGTCGGCACGGCGCCCGTTCGCGCGCGCCGGCTCGCGGAACGCATCGATGCGCTCGCGAAGTTCCCGGAGCAACGCGAGGTAGGATGATGCAGCAGAGCAAGGGTGCGGAGATCGCACGCGGCAAGACCAAAGTTCTCTACGAATGTGCCGGCGAGCCGGAGCGGCTCATCGTGGAGCAGATGGATGCGATCACGGCGGGTGACGGAGCGCGCCGCGACGTGATCTCCGGCAAGGGCCGCCTTGCCGCCTTGACGACCTCGCGCGTCTTCCGTTTTCTCAACCGGCGCGGCTTGCCCACGCACTATCTCGGAGGTGGCGAAGACGTAGACCACAACGCGATGCTCGTGCGCCGTTGCGCGATGATTCCTCTCGAGGTCGTCGTGCGCCGCGTCGTTGCGGGCTCGTATGCGCGGCGTAACCCCGGCGTGCCGCGCGGCACTCGCCTCGAGCCGCACGTCGTCGAGTTCTTCCTCAAGGACGACGAGCACCACGATCCGATGATCGCCGTCGACGAGATCGTCGCGCGCGGCATTGCAAGCCCGCAGGAGGTGGAGCGGCTCGGTGCGCTCGCGCGCGCGACGTTCGACGCTCTGGAAGAGGCGTGGCAAGACCGCAACGTCACGCTCGTCGATTTGAAGGTAGAGTTCGGGCGGCTGACGGGCGGCGAGCGTAACGGCCAGCTCGTGCTCGCCGACGTGGTCGACAACGACTCGTGGCGTATCTGGCCGCAGGGACGCGAGGAGACGATGCTCGACAAGCAGATCTATCGGAACCTGGCGCAGAGCGACGCCGAAGGTCTCGCGCGCGTAAAGCGCGCCTACGAAGAGGTTGCCGAGGCGGTCGCCGGATTCGACTCACGTTGATCGACGTTGCGCTGCACGGTGACGAGCGGCGCCGCATCGCCGAGGCGCTCGGGCGCGAGCCCACGCGCGTGGAGCTGTACGCATTTGACGCACAGTGGAGCGAACACTGCAGCTATAAGTCCAGTCGAGCGCAACTGAGGCGCCTTCCGGCGAGCGGCGAACGCGTCGTGCTCGGTCCGGGTGAGGATGCGGGCATCCTTCACCTCGGCGAGCACGAGGGGGAGCGCTACGCCGTCGTCGCCGCTCACGAATCGCACAATCATCCCTCGCAGGTCGTCCCGTTCGAAGGCGCGGCAACCGGCGTCGGCGGCATCGTGCGCGACGTGCTCTGCATGGGCGCGCAGCTGATCGGGATAGCGGACGCCCTGCGCTTCGGCGACGTCGCGACGCCCGGTACGCATCAGCGGCACGTCGCGCAGGCGGTCGTGGACGGGATTTCGGCCTACGGCAATGCGATCGGCGTGCCGAATCTCACCGGCGACGTCTTCTTTCACGAAGGGTTCAACGAGAACTGCCTGGTCAACGTGATCGCGCTCGGCCTGGTGAAGGAGAGCCAGATCGTGCACTCATTCGCGCCTCCGGGAAGCGAAGGTTGGCCGCTCGTGCTCGTCGGTAAGGCGACGGACGCAAGCGGCTTCGGAGGCGCGTCGTTCTCATCGCTCGCGCTCGATGCAGAGAACGACGCTGCAAACAGAGGCGCCGTTCAAGTGCCCGACCCGTTCCTGAAGAACGTGCTCATGCGCGCGACGTATCGCGTCTTCGCGTTGCTGCGCGAGCGCGGAATCGCCGCGGCCTGCAAGGACCTCGGTGCGGGCGGCGTGATGGGATGCAGCGCGGAGATCTGCGCTTCCGGGGGTTACGGTGCGCGCATCGACCTCGACCGCATCAACGTCGCGCAGGCGAACCTGCCGCCGGAAGTACTCGCGGTCGGCGAGACGCAGGAGCGCATGCTCTTCATCTTGCCGCCCGACGTCGTCGCGGACGTACTGCGCGTCTACAACGAGGAGTTCTCGCTTCCCGAGATTGCGTACGACGCGCGTGCCGTCGTCATCGGCAGCGTGACGAAAGAGCCGCGATACGTACTCAGGCACAACGGGCAGACGGTGATGGACGTCGACATCGAGCTCCTTACGAAGCCGCTCGAGCTCGCGGTCGCGCGCGGCGAGTATACCAGTGCGCAGAGGCTCGAGCCGCCGCCGCGCGTGGCCGCGTTTCTCTCGTCGCTCGACGGATGCTCGCGCGAGCCGCTCTACAGTCGCTACGATGCCGTGGTCCGCGGCTGTACCGTTCTGCCGCGCGGTTATGGCGATGCAGGCGTCGTCGCTCCCATTCCAGGGTCGTCACTGGGCGTTGCCGTTGCCGTCGCTGGAAATCCCCGCTACGGAGTCGTGGATCCTCGGCTCGCTGCCGAATGCGCGGTCCTCGAGGCGGTGAGAAAGGTCGTCGCCGTGGGCGCGCGCCCGATCGGTCTCACGGATTGCCTCAACTTCGGCAATCCCACCAACCCCGAGCACTACGCCGAGTTCGTCGCAGCCGTGGACGGCTTGGAGCGTGCGGCGCGTAGCCTCGGCCTGCCCTTCGTCTCCGGAAACGTCAGCTTCTATAATGAAAGCTCGGCGGGCAAAGCGGTTCCGGCATCGGCCATCGTCGCATGCATCGGCGCGATCGAGGACGTCGCGCGCACCGTCACGCCCGCGTTGAAGCGCGCGGGCTCGGCGTTGTGTTTCGCGCAAGACCTCGATGAGGTACTCCACGCGATGCAGGAGGGGCAAGTCCTCGCATGTCGTGCGATAACCGGCGGCGACGCATGCGCGGCAGCCGTGGAGATGGCATTCGCGTCGGCGCGCGCGGGGAGCGCGCTCGGCGTGTGCATGCCGGACGGCATCGCGGGAGTGGATCGCGGCGGCTTCCTCATGGAGACGACCACCCCGTTTGGAGAGCGGGTTGGAAGCGTGCTCGACGAGCCGGCGATCGTATTCGGGAAGACGAGATGGAACGTTCGCGCTGTGCACGACGCGTGGATGCGACCGCTCGCCGAGATCTACGCGTGAAGCGCGTCGCCG of Candidatus Dormiibacterota bacterium contains these proteins:
- a CDS encoding phosphoribosylaminoimidazolesuccinocarboxamide synthase — translated: MMQQSKGAEIARGKTKVLYECAGEPERLIVEQMDAITAGDGARRDVISGKGRLAALTTSRVFRFLNRRGLPTHYLGGGEDVDHNAMLVRRCAMIPLEVVVRRVVAGSYARRNPGVPRGTRLEPHVVEFFLKDDEHHDPMIAVDEIVARGIASPQEVERLGALARATFDALEEAWQDRNVTLVDLKVEFGRLTGGERNGQLVLADVVDNDSWRIWPQGREETMLDKQIYRNLAQSDAEGLARVKRAYEEVAEAVAGFDSR
- the purL gene encoding phosphoribosylformylglycinamidine synthase subunit PurL, with the translated sequence MIDVALHGDERRRIAEALGREPTRVELYAFDAQWSEHCSYKSSRAQLRRLPASGERVVLGPGEDAGILHLGEHEGERYAVVAAHESHNHPSQVVPFEGAATGVGGIVRDVLCMGAQLIGIADALRFGDVATPGTHQRHVAQAVVDGISAYGNAIGVPNLTGDVFFHEGFNENCLVNVIALGLVKESQIVHSFAPPGSEGWPLVLVGKATDASGFGGASFSSLALDAENDAANRGAVQVPDPFLKNVLMRATYRVFALLRERGIAAACKDLGAGGVMGCSAEICASGGYGARIDLDRINVAQANLPPEVLAVGETQERMLFILPPDVVADVLRVYNEEFSLPEIAYDARAVVIGSVTKEPRYVLRHNGQTVMDVDIELLTKPLELAVARGEYTSAQRLEPPPRVAAFLSSLDGCSREPLYSRYDAVVRGCTVLPRGYGDAGVVAPIPGSSLGVAVAVAGNPRYGVVDPRLAAECAVLEAVRKVVAVGARPIGLTDCLNFGNPTNPEHYAEFVAAVDGLERAARSLGLPFVSGNVSFYNESSAGKAVPASAIVACIGAIEDVARTVTPALKRAGSALCFAQDLDEVLHAMQEGQVLACRAITGGDACAAAVEMAFASARAGSALGVCMPDGIAGVDRGGFLMETTTPFGERVGSVLDEPAIVFGKTRWNVRAVHDAWMRPLAEIYA